In Bacteroidia bacterium, one DNA window encodes the following:
- a CDS encoding galactokinase yields the protein MNKSVLEKIFSTFQQQFGLAGNSFFCPGRINLMGDHIDYNGGWVLPAAISLGTYAMAKPNNLNKFRIFSCNLPDEPIEFQINEKELSTRLAGSWSAYVAGSILEVYHATQAPLVGLDMVFMGDIPRGSGLSSSASLEVLVCYMVCHFNQIEINRTRLALWGQSAENGFVGMNCGIMDQFAVANGKENTALQLDCQKLDCIEIPVQLDQYQLVVINSCKPRKLVESKYNERRAESELALAGIQHKKNILNLASAELNDLALLENETIRKRARHVITENQRVLKSASALREKNWIQFGKLLTQSHLSLKADYEVSGKEMDTLVELAISMDFCLGARMMGGGFGGCALALIEPSKLNQFQEFIAKNYALATGYQAEFYLPQLSNGVQVIS from the coding sequence ATGAATAAGTCGGTTCTAGAAAAAATCTTCTCTACCTTCCAACAACAGTTTGGATTAGCGGGAAACTCCTTTTTTTGTCCCGGTCGAATAAACTTAATGGGTGATCACATCGACTACAACGGTGGCTGGGTACTTCCGGCTGCCATTTCACTTGGCACCTATGCGATGGCTAAACCCAACAACCTCAATAAGTTTAGAATATTTTCCTGCAATTTACCGGATGAACCCATAGAATTTCAAATCAATGAGAAAGAACTTTCAACCCGATTAGCAGGCTCTTGGTCTGCCTATGTAGCAGGTTCAATCTTAGAAGTTTACCATGCTACACAAGCACCATTGGTAGGTTTGGATATGGTATTTATGGGTGATATTCCACGCGGCTCCGGATTATCTTCTTCTGCATCTCTTGAAGTTTTGGTGTGTTATATGGTTTGTCATTTTAACCAAATAGAAATAAACCGAACCCGCTTGGCTCTTTGGGGACAATCGGCTGAAAACGGATTTGTTGGAATGAATTGTGGTATCATGGACCAATTTGCAGTTGCCAACGGAAAAGAAAATACTGCCTTACAATTGGATTGCCAAAAATTAGATTGTATTGAAATCCCGGTTCAACTGGATCAGTACCAGTTGGTAGTAATTAATTCATGTAAGCCTAGGAAACTCGTTGAAAGCAAGTACAATGAGCGAAGAGCTGAAAGTGAATTGGCTCTGGCCGGAATCCAACATAAAAAAAACATCTTAAACCTGGCCTCCGCAGAATTAAACGATTTAGCTTTATTGGAAAATGAAACCATACGTAAACGAGCCAGGCATGTAATAACTGAAAATCAAAGGGTTCTGAAAAGTGCCTCAGCCTTACGTGAAAAAAACTGGATACAATTTGGAAAACTTTTAACCCAATCCCACCTTTCCTTAAAAGCAGATTATGAAGTAAGTGGAAAGGAAATGGACACCTTAGTTGAATTAGCAATTTCTATGGATTTTTGCCTTGGTGCCCGAATGATGGGAGGAGGATTTGGCGGTTGTGCCTTAGCCTTAATAGAACCATCCAAACTGAACCAATTCCAAGAATTTATTGCTAAAAACTATGCATTGGCAACAGGTTACCAGGCTGAATTTTATCTTCCTCAATTATCAAATGGGGTGCAGGTTATTTCATAA
- the prmC gene encoding peptide chain release factor N(5)-glutamine methyltransferase, translated as MLKHFFGITPIQLASEPTKRLSESEILVVQKVIRKLKKQIPWQYIVEETEFYGLILQVNSSVLIPRPETEELIELIRENYQNKTAPKQIIDLCTGSGCIALSLKKIFPDANVFGLDICPDALKVARQNSLKLGLQVEYIRQDLLNQFQLEESMVFDLVVSNPPYIMEKEKLEMDANVLDHEPHSALFVPDRDPVVFYNAIGNFMKHHLAPTGQAWLEINSKLGEETQQIIRETSGRKTLSHVDLSGKERFISAT; from the coding sequence TTGCTGAAACATTTTTTTGGAATTACTCCCATTCAGCTTGCTTCTGAACCTACCAAACGACTTTCTGAGTCTGAAATTCTGGTGGTTCAAAAAGTGATTCGAAAATTAAAGAAACAAATCCCCTGGCAATACATTGTTGAGGAAACTGAATTTTATGGATTAATCCTGCAAGTAAACTCTTCTGTATTAATTCCTAGACCGGAAACCGAAGAATTAATTGAACTTATCCGAGAAAATTATCAAAATAAAACAGCTCCCAAACAGATTATTGATTTATGCACAGGAAGCGGTTGTATCGCTTTATCGCTAAAGAAAATATTCCCTGATGCAAACGTTTTTGGATTGGATATTTGTCCGGATGCGCTGAAGGTAGCCCGACAAAATTCCTTAAAATTGGGGCTGCAGGTAGAATATATCCGTCAAGACCTTTTAAACCAATTTCAATTAGAGGAGTCCATGGTTTTTGATTTGGTGGTTTCTAACCCACCTTATATAATGGAAAAGGAAAAATTGGAAATGGATGCCAATGTATTAGACCATGAGCCTCATAGTGCGCTGTTTGTTCCGGATCGAGATCCTGTAGTATTTTATAATGCCATTGGAAATTTCATGAAACATCACCTGGCTCCAACCGGACAGGCATGGCTAGAAATCAATTCGAAACTCGGAGAAGAAACTCAACAAATCATCCGTGAAACATCCGGAAGGAAAACACTTTCCCATGTTGACCTATCCGGAAAAGAAAGGTTCATCTCGGCAACATGA